GGTGGATGTGAGCGCCCAGTTGTGTCGTGGCATGAAATGGGTGAATACCGGGTTGATCGTGCgttttatttcttattacagAACGCTCCTTTCAGGAAAGTATATATCGGCTTCTCAGAGGGCCTTGGCCTTGCCTTATATTTGAAGGTTTTTAACTTCACCGGCGAGCCTCCTTGGGCGAACAGCTGAGACTTCGCCATAAAGAGATCCCATTTCTTTCTTGTCCAAGTAAGTACCCATGAGAACTCCATTTTGGGAAAGGCGGTGCTGGGAGATTAAAAGTAGTGAATCGGCAAAAGCCGGTGGGGGGGCTTCTGTGCGGGTATTgcaattagattttatttttgtttttccctaTACAGTTTGTTGCATTTTTGGGTGTTCCTGCTGTAGTTCACCTCCTCTTCtctgttaaaaatgaatggatttagTGATGCCGACTTCGACTTCTCATTCCTTGAAGAGGGCTTTGCTGCCAGAGATattgtggagaaaaaaattaatgaagtgTCACTTTCGGTAAGACCCgattgttttaaaaacatttttagtacaTTATAAAATGATTGGCTTTAAAAGCGTGGCATTTggatatgactttttttttttttttttttctttcccctccACCCTTCCAGGATGACAAAGATGCCTTTTATGTAGCCGACCTTGGTGATGTCCTAAAGAAGCACTTGAGATGGACACGTGCTCTTCCTCGAGTCACTCCATTTTATGCAGTGAAATGCAACGACAGCAAAGCTATTGTGATGACCCTTGCTGCTTTGGGTGCAGGGTTTGATTGTGCCAGCAAGGTATGCTTTTGTTCGCCACCCAATACAGAAATCCCTCTTAACATGAAGAGTAGTTTTAGGCAGATGTAAAGTTTAGTGAATGTTAGGTTCaaattttggtgttttgttttctaGACTGAAATCCAGCTGGTTCAGAGCATTGGTGTTCCGCCTCAGAAGATCATTTATGCAAATCCCTGCAAGCAGGTGTCTCAGATCAAGTATGCTGCAGCCCATGGTGTACAAATGATGACTTTTGATAGTGAAGTTGAACTAGCAAAAGTTGCAAGAAGCCACAGTAATGCAAAGTGAGTAAAAACAGAAGTTTAGTTTTTGTAAATGCAGGACAGTACTGTTGTATGTACTTTCAGCACAGTATAGAAAACTAACTGCTTTAACATTTTTAGGTTGGTACTCCGAATTGCTACTGATGACTCAAAAGCAGTCTGTCGCTTGAGTGTGAAATTTGGCGCAACACTTAAAACTAGCAGACTTCTGCTTGAGCGTGCCAAAGAGCTGGGTGTTGAGATTATTGGAGTGaggtgagtttttatttttttattttttttttttattatataaacctttaaaacattgtttatacagtatattcagaaaatACTTTAGTCCTGCCTTTTTAATTGGTTTTTAGATCATGACttcttgcatatatatatacctttTGAGATTTGTTTTCCTCATTGTGTAAATATCCTAACCTTCTCTAGTTCAGGGTGACCAATGCTGGATAGTCTATAGTTTATTTTGGGGACATATTCACTCACTCTTGTTCATATTGTGTTGTAAAATTTGTTCAGCTtaccctgaagaaggggcctgagttggctcgaaagcttgcatattgtaatctttctagttagccaataaaaggtgtcattttgcttggcttttctctacattcataatggctaacacggcacaacaccctagtacttaagcTTACCCATATAGCATTATAATTAACATACATTCTGTCAGACTACTTTAGTGTAGGTCCAATTCTCAACAAATTTGAGTAAATTGTAAATATGCATTTGCAGTTGTGCTTTCTTTTGGGATAAATTTGGAAAGGTTTTCAATTCACAACCGGCTGTCTCATGCTTTATTGCTAACTTGGCTTCTTGGAGCTATGGCTTAGGAATGCTTATCCATCTGTTGATAAGCAATaccttttattttccagtttccatGTTGGAAGTGGCTGTACTGACCCAGAAACCTATACTCAGGCCATTTCAGATGCTCGCTGTGTATTTGATATGGGGGTATGTATCAACACTGCTTGTGAATCAGAAAAATGCATTGAATGTTGTGGGGGATCAGGAGAGATGTATACAGCCAAAGAAACAATTTAATGCTTGTGGTGGTATTGGGTACAAATATTTTCTCAAAGTAGAAGTACCCATATATGATGTATTTGAATTTTTATGCTAGTTACAGAATTGGCTAACGTTTTGGGAGGCTATATTGTACTTAAACTATTTTCTTCCCCCTTTCTAGGCAGAGCTTGGTTTTAACATGACACTTCTTGATATTGGAGGTGGCTTTCCTGGAGCAGAAGATGCTAAGCTGAAGTTTGAAGAGGTGATTTGATGagcctttctgttttttcttttttttgtaagatcaaaattttaaatctcgagtgtaaactttttttatccTTATTCTGCCCATAGGTTACTACTGTAATTAATCTTGCTCTGGATAAATACTTCCCTGTTGATCTGGGTATAAATGTCATTGCTGAGCCAGGAAGATACTACGTGGCATCTGCctatattcttgctgttaatatCATTGCCAAGAAAGTTGTCCTTAAGGAGAATGACTCTGGTATGCATTCTAAACTGCTTCCCTTTTTTTAAAGTCAGGTTTTGGTTGatgtgtatttttaaacaaactaacTTCAGGCATTATTACAGATGAGGATGATGG
The sequence above is drawn from the Erpetoichthys calabaricus chromosome 3, fErpCal1.3, whole genome shotgun sequence genome and encodes:
- the odc1 gene encoding ornithine decarboxylase — protein: MNGFSDADFDFSFLEEGFAARDIVEKKINEVSLSDDKDAFYVADLGDVLKKHLRWTRALPRVTPFYAVKCNDSKAIVMTLAALGAGFDCASKTEIQLVQSIGVPPQKIIYANPCKQVSQIKYAAAHGVQMMTFDSEVELAKVARSHSNAKLVLRIATDDSKAVCRLSVKFGATLKTSRLLLERAKELGVEIIGVSFHVGSGCTDPETYTQAISDARCVFDMGAELGFNMTLLDIGGGFPGAEDAKLKFEEVTTVINLALDKYFPVDLGINVIAEPGRYYVASAYILAVNIIAKKVVLKENDSDEDDGAKEKTLMYYVNDGVYGSFNCIFFDHAHVKPLLHKKSKPDEKLYSCSIWGPTCDGLDRIVELCEMPDLQVGDWMIFENMGAYTVSASSTFNGFQKPDIHYVMSRPAWKLMQQMKEQGSILPVHDLTANTLPVSCAWESGVELPNTACSSAPIV